In Peptostreptococcus equinus, the DNA window TGTCAAAATCAATTAATAACACTAAAAAATAATTACTATAGTTTTAGATTTATCAATATCTAGTAATCTTAAAAATTAATTAAATAATTTAAATATAAAGGTGCTACATTATATATTAATATATAATGTAGCACCTTAGGTTATCTAAAATTATTATTTAGCACTTAACGCTGCCATTGTTATATAGTTATATGGCTGATTGAAATGTGGTAAGAAGAAGATGTCTAATAAAGCTAATCTATCTATTGTTACCTTTTCCTGTATTGCTAGTGAGAACATATGTATACCCATTGACATATCATATTCTGAAGCCATCTGTGCTCCTAATATTACTCTAGTTTTTCTGTCATATACTATTCTTATTTTAACATCTGGGTTAGTAGTCTCAATAAATCCTGGCTTTTGAGTATCTTCATAATCAGTATAATTTACATCTATTCCTAATTTTTCAGCCTTACCTACTGTAATACCAGTAGATACCATCTTTAAGTCATATATGCTTATACCATTAGATCCCTGAACACCTATTGATTCTAATGAACCACCACCTGCGTTATGAGCAGCAACAATACCACTTCTTACGGCATTTGTTGCAAGCGCTATATAGTTTGTATTATCTATAGCATTATCGTATACTGTAGCGCAGTCACCAATTGCATAAACATCTTTTACGCTAGTTTCTTGCTTTTTGTTTACTAAGAAAGATCCATTTCTGAATTGTTCTAATTTCATTTCACCTAAAGCATTATTTGGTCTAAATCCTATTGAAAGTATTACCATATCAGCTGGTATTTCTTTCTTATCAGTTACTACTGAAGATACCTTTCCATCTGTACCCTTTATTTCCTGAACTGCCTGTCCAAATTCAAGGTTAATACCATTCTTTGAAAGATTTTCTTTCATTAAATCTGTGAATGGCTTATCGTAGTATGCTGGTAAACAAGTATCAGCTATATCGACCATAGTTACATTCTTACCATGTCTTTGGAAAGCTTCTGCCAATTCAACACCAATATATCCAGCACCTACAACTGTTATATTCTTTATTTCAGGGTCATTTAATTTTTCAATTACTTCAGCTGCGTTCTGATATAATTTAACCTGCTGTACATTTTCTAAATCCTTACCAGGTATGTTTGGAATAATAGGAACAGATCCAGCTGCTAATATCAATTTATCATATGTATCTTCAACTTCTCTTCCATCTTTAAATCTTACAAAAACCTTTTTGTTATCATAGTCTACCTTGTAAACTTCAGCTTCCATATTAATTTTTGCACCCATTTCTTCTAAAGATGCCTTATCAGCATAGAATAATCCATTTGGCTTAGAAATTTGATTACCTATCCAAAGTGCCATACCACAACCTAAAAATGAAATGTTGTTGTTTTTATCATATACAACTACTTCATTTTCTGGGTAATTAGTTAAAATTGTTCTGATTGCTGCAGTTCCTGCATGGTTTGCTCCGACTACTACGATTTTGCTCATTTTAATCCTCCATTTTTTTGTTTGTTAATTATTTTTTTATTAATATAAAGATTATCTAATTTCTATATCTTAATCTTCCACTATTAATTTACCCAGAAATCCTTTTCTATAACATAAAAAATAATAATTTTCATTATTTTTTGCAGTATTAATAATTCGCTAGTTTTAAACTACCTTATATTTATCAATCATTTCACATGTTGATTCCATTCTCTCATTATTTGGTGACAATACTGGACAATTAATCTCTAAATTTAATAGTTATATCATCAAGTCTACAAGTATAGTATTTGATATTTCTATACCTTGTTGGCAAAAGTGAATATACTCATCTCCATTAATTATATACTTTTTAATGTGCCCTTGCTCTATATATTTTCTTATCTTACTTTCAATTATTTTTTTGTTTTCATCATCAAGTAAAGACATTAATTGAAGCATATCTATTCCCTCAATCATTCTAAGTCCCAGCATCATTCTTTCATTATAAATATCTATATTGGACAATTTTTCTTCATAATCAATAGGCTTATTATTTTTTTCTATTTTTTTCATATATTGAGTCATATTTTTAGTATTGGTATATCTGATTCCCTCTATATATCCTGATGCACCTAGTCCGAATCCATAATATTCTTCACATTCCCAATATAAAATATTATGTTTACACCTTCTATCTTTTTTTGCATAGTTTGATATCTCATATTGCTCATATCCATTTTTTTCAAAAGTATCTATAACATACCTATACATTTTTACATACAATTCTTCATCAATCTCTTTCAACTGACCTTGTTCATATAAATAGAAAAATCTTGTCCCCTCTTCTATTATTAAAGAGTATGCTGATATATGCTCAGGATTTAGATTGATTATATAATTAACTGTTTCTTTCCACTCATCAAAAGTTTGCCCCTCAAAAGCAAATATTAAATCAACATTTATATTATCGAATCCGACTTGTCTAGCATTTTTGAATGACTCCTCAAATTCTTTTAGATTATGTATTCTTCCCATAAATTCTAAATGTTTGTCGTGTGTCGACTGTAAACCTATACTTAATCTATTTATGCCCATTTCTTTCATGACTCTCAATTTTTCTATTGTAAGAGTTCCTGGATTGCATTCTATCGTAAATTCCGTATTTATATCAAATATAAACTTTTTGTTTATTATTTTTAAAAGTTTTTCTATTTGTTTCACTGATAATATACTTGGTGTTCCTCCACCTATAAATATTGAACTCACAAGCTTCTTTTCAACTAAATATAAATCTATCTCTCTTTTTAATGCTTCTAAATATGAATCTATTTCACTTTCCATTCCAACATATGATGTAAAATCACAATAATGGCATTTTTTCGCACAAAAAGGTATATGTATATATAAACCTCTATCTTTCATTTTTTTCTCCTTGCTTATTAGTATAATTTAATATATTTTAATTTTAGTTTTCGTTCTCTAAATATATTCTTATTATACCATCTATTGACAATTTTCATAAAAAATAAAGCTATTGATATATCAATAGCTTTACCTATATTTATTTTGTTATATATTACAATATCCTACTACTGTATAGTTGCTTGGTATTCCGTATGATTTTTCTAACTCACCAAATCCCCACTTAGAATCAAACATAGTTACATCTAATATTACACCAAAGTAAAGCATTACTATACCAGCATCTATCTTATTGTTG includes these proteins:
- the nox gene encoding H2O-forming NADH oxidase, giving the protein MSKIVVVGANHAGTAAIRTILTNYPENEVVVYDKNNNISFLGCGMALWIGNQISKPNGLFYADKASLEEMGAKINMEAEVYKVDYDNKKVFVRFKDGREVEDTYDKLILAAGSVPIIPNIPGKDLENVQQVKLYQNAAEVIEKLNDPEIKNITVVGAGYIGVELAEAFQRHGKNVTMVDIADTCLPAYYDKPFTDLMKENLSKNGINLEFGQAVQEIKGTDGKVSSVVTDKKEIPADMVILSIGFRPNNALGEMKLEQFRNGSFLVNKKQETSVKDVYAIGDCATVYDNAIDNTNYIALATNAVRSGIVAAHNAGGGSLESIGVQGSNGISIYDLKMVSTGITVGKAEKLGIDVNYTDYEDTQKPGFIETTNPDVKIRIVYDRKTRVILGAQMASEYDMSMGIHMFSLAIQEKVTIDRLALLDIFFLPHFNQPYNYITMAALSAK
- the hemW gene encoding radical SAM family heme chaperone HemW; the protein is MKDRGLYIHIPFCAKKCHYCDFTSYVGMESEIDSYLEALKREIDLYLVEKKLVSSIFIGGGTPSILSVKQIEKLLKIINKKFIFDINTEFTIECNPGTLTIEKLRVMKEMGINRLSIGLQSTHDKHLEFMGRIHNLKEFEESFKNARQVGFDNINVDLIFAFEGQTFDEWKETVNYIINLNPEHISAYSLIIEEGTRFFYLYEQGQLKEIDEELYVKMYRYVIDTFEKNGYEQYEISNYAKKDRRCKHNILYWECEEYYGFGLGASGYIEGIRYTNTKNMTQYMKKIEKNNKPIDYEEKLSNIDIYNERMMLGLRMIEGIDMLQLMSLLDDENKKIIESKIRKYIEQGHIKKYIINGDEYIHFCQQGIEISNTILVDLMI